One Antarctobacter heliothermus DNA segment encodes these proteins:
- a CDS encoding Tex family protein, with protein MTTAQDRIHRKIATEIGAAPGQVSATVDLLDGGATVPFVARYRKEATGGLDDTQLRTLAERLGYLREMEARRETILASIRDQGKLTDALALSIAKAETKATLEDIYLPYKPKRRTKAMIARENGLEPLLRAILSDRRADPEVLAGAYLSETVVDTKAALNGARDILVEELAENAGLLGRLRGFMRAEARITSKVVPGKEQEGAKYSDYFDHDEAWNKIAAHRALAILRAAKEEIVTVEIAPEPETGVDRAIGMIALEIGIPGDAPGDQWLRKAATWAWKVKLSLAMYVDLMSELRASAFEEAIAVFARNLRALLLAAPAGARPTLGLDPGLRTGVKAAVVDATGKVLETATLYPHQPRMDVRGTEAKIIEMVKRHGVELIAIGNGTASRETERVVADTLRLLPDGAPRPVKVVVSEAGASVYSASELAAREFPDLDVSLRGAVSIARRLQDPLAELVKIEPKSIGVGQYQHDVDQRKLGQALEAVVEDAVNAVGVDLNTASAPLLARVSGLGTRLAEAIVEQRDALGAFASRKALLKVPGLGPKAFEQSAGFLRIRDGEEPLDASSVHPEAYGVARRIVKACGRDLRAIMGDGTALQRLRAEDFVDDRFGLPTVCDILVELEKPGRDPRPGFKTASFADGVEEMKDLKPGMLLEGTVTNVAAFGAFVDIGVHQDGLVHVSQLADRFVKDPHEVVKAGDVVKVRVLEVDLPRKRIALSMRKQTSDAPQPDSASKKAAPKPRRGKPEGSGKRSQGNETGALGAALQAAMKKKT; from the coding sequence TTGACCACAGCCCAGGACCGCATTCACCGCAAAATCGCGACGGAAATCGGCGCGGCACCCGGACAGGTTTCCGCCACCGTCGACTTGCTCGACGGCGGTGCGACGGTGCCCTTTGTCGCCCGCTATCGCAAAGAGGCGACTGGCGGGCTGGACGATACGCAACTGCGCACCTTGGCAGAACGTTTGGGTTACCTGCGTGAGATGGAGGCGCGGCGCGAGACGATCCTTGCCTCGATCCGCGATCAGGGCAAATTGACCGATGCGCTGGCGCTATCCATCGCCAAGGCCGAAACCAAGGCCACGCTGGAAGACATTTACCTGCCCTACAAACCCAAACGCCGCACCAAGGCGATGATCGCCCGCGAAAACGGGCTGGAACCGCTGCTGCGCGCCATTCTGTCCGACCGGCGAGCCGATCCAGAGGTGCTGGCAGGCGCGTATCTGTCAGAGACGGTGGTCGATACCAAGGCGGCGCTGAACGGAGCGCGTGACATTCTGGTCGAGGAACTCGCCGAAAACGCGGGTCTTCTAGGCCGGTTGCGCGGTTTCATGCGGGCCGAGGCCCGCATCACCTCCAAGGTGGTGCCCGGCAAGGAGCAAGAAGGCGCGAAATACTCGGATTATTTCGACCATGATGAGGCATGGAACAAGATTGCCGCCCACCGGGCGCTTGCGATCCTGCGCGCCGCCAAGGAAGAGATCGTAACGGTTGAGATCGCGCCAGAGCCAGAGACCGGCGTCGACCGCGCCATTGGCATGATCGCGCTAGAGATCGGCATTCCCGGCGACGCCCCCGGCGATCAATGGCTGCGCAAGGCCGCCACATGGGCGTGGAAGGTCAAGCTGAGCCTTGCCATGTACGTCGACCTGATGAGCGAGTTGCGCGCCAGCGCCTTTGAAGAGGCAATCGCCGTCTTTGCCCGCAACCTACGCGCGCTCTTGCTGGCCGCGCCTGCGGGCGCGCGGCCGACGCTGGGTTTGGATCCCGGCCTGCGGACTGGAGTCAAGGCGGCGGTGGTCGATGCCACCGGCAAGGTGCTGGAAACCGCAACGCTGTATCCACACCAGCCCCGCATGGACGTGCGCGGCACCGAGGCCAAGATCATCGAGATGGTCAAACGCCACGGCGTCGAACTGATCGCCATCGGCAACGGCACCGCCAGCCGGGAAACCGAACGTGTGGTCGCGGATACCCTGCGCCTGTTGCCCGACGGCGCACCGCGCCCGGTCAAGGTGGTGGTGTCAGAGGCGGGCGCATCGGTCTATTCCGCCTCGGAACTGGCGGCACGAGAGTTTCCCGATCTCGACGTCTCGCTGCGTGGTGCGGTGTCCATTGCGCGGCGCTTGCAGGATCCGTTGGCCGAACTGGTCAAGATCGAACCGAAATCCATTGGTGTCGGCCAGTATCAGCACGACGTCGACCAACGCAAACTCGGCCAGGCGCTAGAGGCGGTGGTCGAGGATGCGGTGAACGCGGTTGGCGTTGATCTCAACACCGCCTCCGCGCCGCTGCTGGCGCGGGTCTCGGGGCTGGGCACCCGTCTGGCAGAGGCAATTGTGGAACAGCGCGACGCGTTGGGTGCCTTTGCTTCGCGCAAGGCCTTGCTCAAGGTGCCCGGTTTGGGCCCAAAGGCGTTTGAGCAATCCGCCGGGTTCCTGCGCATCCGCGACGGCGAAGAGCCGCTGGATGCCTCATCGGTCCACCCGGAGGCCTATGGCGTGGCGCGGCGTATCGTAAAGGCTTGTGGGCGCGATCTGCGGGCAATTATGGGCGATGGCACAGCCCTTCAACGCCTGCGCGCCGAGGATTTCGTCGATGACCGCTTTGGCCTGCCCACGGTGTGTGACATCCTGGTCGAGCTGGAAAAGCCCGGACGCGATCCCCGGCCCGGGTTCAAGACTGCATCCTTTGCCGATGGCGTTGAAGAGATGAAAGACCTCAAGCCCGGCATGTTGCTGGAGGGCACGGTGACCAACGTCGCCGCCTTTGGCGCTTTCGTCGACATTGGCGTGCATCAGGATGGATTGGTCCACGTCAGCCAGTTGGCGGACCGCTTCGTCAAAGATCCGCATGAGGTGGTCAAGGCCGGCGATGTGGTCAAGGTCCGCGTGCTCGAAGTTGATCTGCCACGCAAACGCATCGCCCTGTCGATGCGCAAGCAGACCAGCGACGCGCCGCAGCCGGATTCGGCCTCCAAAAAAGCTGCACCAAAGCCTAGGCGCGGCAAACCCGAAGGATCGGGCAAGCGTTCGCAGGGCAATGAGACAGGCGCGCTTGGGGCCGCGTTGCAAGCTGCGATGAAGAAAAAGACCTGA
- a CDS encoding DEAD/DEAH box helicase yields MVLDLKKLKAGNSSKKQTDPRKIFTTLKRNPRFKRPSDEQGDVLDAWYAVRTQENVTLKMNTGSGKTIVGLLCLQSCLNESKGPAVYVVPDNFLITQVVAEAGDLGIAVTEDVESATFLSGESILVINVWKLFNGKSKFGVGQGNTQIRIGSIVIDDAHACLATVADQFKIKLSGDHPAYGPLLELFADDLEQQSEQLFLDVQADDPTAVMSVPFWAWENKIKQATAILHPHRKDEILQWPWPLIRDVLPLCQVAFGGGHLEIAPRYLPIDNIPAFTDATRHIYMTATLADDGILVSHFQADPDEVLYPIRPKSGGDIGDRMILAPQEINPDITVDEIKDLALRRSKDVNVCVIVPSRARAKYWDDVASQTLDKDSIEAGTERLRQGHVGITVFINKYDGVDLPAEACEILIIDGLPEVEGLLARTEQLALNETRRQLVRQIQRIEQGMGRGVRSSEDHCVVLLIGSRLTQRIHNPAAWSLFSPATRAQLALGKEITEQIRGKPLDDLEAVIDLCLSEDEDWVDTSKDAIVNADEAEPGHVEPSTIFLRQAFDAARLKRFDKAKELAQNAVSSVTERRAKGYLKQQLAEYVHHIDPSQAQEIQLSAVEMNRALIRPIQGITYSKLQMPKGSQAAAAVKAMERHLEKNELILWVNALVEALAWGEANSKRFERAMRDLGAFLGFGSQMPEDDYGKGPDNLWSLGGLEYLVIECKSGATCAKTINKHDCNQLTGSMAWFGKQYDKSCSATPIMVHPKIKPENAATLHPDTRIITVEKLDKLIESLRGYARAIGDENGYADEKIVARQLRDFGLTAEAFVRNFTVKGK; encoded by the coding sequence GTGGTACTAGATCTTAAGAAATTAAAAGCGGGAAACTCGTCGAAAAAGCAGACTGATCCTCGCAAGATATTCACAACATTGAAGCGTAATCCGCGTTTCAAGCGGCCTTCTGATGAGCAGGGCGACGTCTTGGACGCTTGGTATGCTGTACGAACCCAAGAAAATGTAACCTTGAAAATGAATACGGGCTCCGGAAAAACCATCGTTGGTCTTCTTTGCCTGCAAAGCTGCCTGAATGAAAGCAAAGGTCCAGCCGTCTATGTTGTACCAGACAACTTCCTCATTACTCAAGTTGTGGCTGAAGCAGGCGACCTCGGCATCGCGGTGACGGAAGATGTTGAAAGTGCAACTTTTCTATCTGGTGAATCTATTCTTGTCATCAATGTCTGGAAGTTGTTCAACGGGAAGTCAAAGTTTGGCGTTGGCCAAGGCAACACTCAAATCCGAATCGGTTCGATCGTCATCGACGATGCGCACGCTTGCCTCGCTACGGTTGCGGACCAATTCAAGATCAAACTAAGTGGTGACCATCCGGCATATGGACCTTTGTTGGAACTGTTCGCAGACGATTTGGAGCAGCAATCCGAGCAGCTATTTCTCGATGTACAGGCGGATGATCCCACTGCGGTGATGTCTGTTCCATTCTGGGCATGGGAGAACAAAATAAAGCAGGCGACAGCCATTCTTCACCCGCACCGAAAGGACGAGATCCTTCAATGGCCATGGCCACTGATCCGTGATGTCCTGCCGCTATGTCAAGTGGCGTTTGGTGGTGGTCACCTAGAGATCGCGCCACGCTATCTCCCGATCGATAACATCCCAGCTTTCACTGACGCTACCCGTCATATTTATATGACGGCAACATTGGCGGATGACGGTATTCTGGTGTCTCATTTCCAAGCAGATCCAGACGAAGTTCTGTACCCCATTCGTCCCAAAAGTGGTGGTGATATCGGCGACAGGATGATTTTAGCGCCGCAAGAAATTAATCCGGATATTACGGTAGATGAAATCAAGGACCTAGCGCTTCGCCGATCCAAAGACGTCAACGTCTGCGTGATTGTTCCTTCAAGGGCACGCGCAAAATACTGGGATGACGTAGCAAGCCAGACGCTGGACAAAGACTCTATTGAGGCTGGAACAGAGCGCCTTCGACAGGGGCACGTCGGCATCACTGTGTTCATCAATAAATACGATGGCGTCGATCTTCCCGCCGAGGCTTGCGAAATTCTTATCATCGACGGCCTCCCGGAGGTTGAAGGGTTGTTGGCGAGAACAGAGCAACTGGCACTCAACGAGACCCGTCGACAACTGGTTCGGCAAATCCAGCGGATTGAGCAGGGCATGGGACGAGGCGTACGATCAAGCGAAGATCACTGCGTGGTGCTTTTAATCGGATCGCGCCTAACACAGAGAATTCACAATCCCGCGGCGTGGAGCCTGTTCTCTCCTGCGACCCGAGCTCAGCTAGCATTAGGCAAGGAGATAACCGAGCAGATCCGAGGGAAACCATTGGATGATCTTGAGGCGGTAATTGATCTGTGCCTTTCGGAAGATGAAGACTGGGTCGATACTAGCAAAGATGCAATTGTTAATGCGGACGAAGCCGAACCCGGACATGTAGAGCCATCCACAATCTTTCTTAGGCAAGCATTCGACGCTGCCAGGCTGAAACGCTTCGATAAAGCAAAGGAACTGGCTCAAAACGCAGTGTCGAGCGTGACCGAACGCCGTGCCAAAGGATATCTGAAGCAGCAGCTTGCGGAATATGTTCACCACATCGATCCGAGCCAAGCGCAGGAGATCCAACTGTCGGCGGTTGAAATGAACCGCGCACTCATTCGCCCCATTCAAGGTATTACCTATAGCAAGCTGCAAATGCCTAAAGGCAGTCAAGCTGCGGCTGCCGTTAAGGCAATGGAGCGTCATCTGGAAAAAAACGAACTCATCCTCTGGGTGAACGCCCTTGTTGAGGCGCTTGCCTGGGGTGAGGCGAATAGCAAGCGTTTCGAACGCGCCATGCGTGACTTGGGTGCGTTTCTCGGCTTTGGATCCCAAATGCCTGAGGACGACTACGGCAAGGGTCCCGATAATCTTTGGTCTTTGGGGGGGTTGGAATACTTAGTCATAGAGTGCAAAAGTGGTGCAACCTGCGCCAAAACAATTAATAAGCATGATTGCAATCAATTGACTGGGTCGATGGCTTGGTTTGGAAAGCAGTATGACAAATCGTGCTCTGCCACACCGATAATGGTGCATCCGAAGATCAAGCCGGAAAACGCAGCAACCCTTCACCCGGATACTCGCATTATAACTGTTGAAAAATTGGATAAACTTATAGAGTCATTGCGGGGATATGCCCGAGCTATAGGAGATGAAAATGGCTACGCAGACGAAAAGATAGTAGCCAGACAACTCCGCGATTTTGGCCTGACTGCCGAAGCGTTCGTTAGGAACTTCACAGTCAAGGGAAAGTAG